The Lentimicrobium sp. L6 genome contains a region encoding:
- a CDS encoding quinone-dependent dihydroorotate dehydrogenase — MYKLIIRPVLFQMYAENVHHLIKKTLKIGFAIPCIKNIVRGCYAVKDSRLEREVFGIKFKNPVGIAAGFDKDAQMFNELAEFGFGHIEIGSVTPKAQPGNPKPRVFRLIKDHAIINRMGFNNGGIDFAVKNLKKRKTKAIIGGNLGKNTATPNDIAVQDYLAVFEGLFPYVDYFVVNVSCPNVTNLCELQDQDFLEEILFTVQKANNKKAKRKPVLLKVAPDLNEKQLDEVIDIIKKTQIDGVIATNTTVTRENLECEFESIGNGGLSGAPLKNKSTEVIRYLATKSKKAFPIIGVGGIHTAKDALEKIEAGADLIQVYTGFIYEGPGIAKRINKAILKSMK; from the coding sequence ATGTATAAACTCATTATTCGTCCAGTTCTTTTCCAAATGTATGCTGAGAATGTTCATCATTTGATCAAAAAGACCTTGAAAATTGGATTTGCTATTCCATGCATTAAAAACATAGTGAGAGGATGTTATGCAGTTAAAGATAGTCGCTTAGAACGAGAAGTCTTTGGCATCAAGTTTAAAAACCCTGTTGGAATTGCTGCAGGGTTTGACAAGGATGCACAAATGTTTAACGAGTTGGCAGAATTTGGATTTGGTCATATAGAGATTGGTAGCGTAACTCCAAAAGCCCAGCCCGGAAATCCCAAACCAAGAGTATTCCGCTTGATTAAAGATCATGCGATTATCAATAGAATGGGCTTTAATAATGGCGGTATCGATTTCGCTGTTAAGAATTTAAAAAAGAGAAAAACCAAGGCTATCATAGGAGGTAATTTAGGCAAGAACACCGCAACACCAAATGATATAGCTGTACAAGATTATTTAGCTGTATTCGAAGGGTTATTTCCCTATGTGGATTATTTTGTGGTGAATGTAAGTTGCCCCAATGTGACTAATCTTTGTGAATTACAAGATCAAGACTTTTTAGAGGAAATTCTTTTTACAGTACAGAAAGCCAATAATAAGAAAGCCAAACGTAAACCTGTTTTACTTAAGGTAGCTCCAGACTTAAACGAGAAACAGCTTGATGAAGTAATCGATATCATTAAGAAAACCCAGATTGACGGCGTAATTGCTACGAACACCACCGTTACACGCGAAAACTTAGAATGCGAATTTGAATCGATAGGAAACGGTGGACTCAGTGGAGCTCCTCTAAAAAACAAGTCTACCGAAGTGATTAGATACCTCGCTACCAAGAGTAAAAAAGCATTCCCTATTATTGGGGTTGGAGGAATTCATACTGCAAAAGACGCACTTGAAAAAATAGAGGCTGGGGCTGATTTAATTCAAGTCTATACAGGATTTATTTATGAAGGCCCAGGAATTGCCAAAAGAATTAATAAAGCGATTTTAAAATCAATGAAATAA
- a CDS encoding sugar transferase: MKKRTLIFVLFDILFVFIAFMLAAYFKTGKEKAVFNYYWVPFLIFEAVWIGSSVIFGKYHPNKAKNSKAYVLSIIKSNLFILFSITFVIFFASLSYSRLMIVLTVVFATILEGVASSFFVHNRELNKEMDDLERFQKIPKFKKEYEYPTFDEQAKSSEGLEQKHQLIQSEVGNEVLKFIDEHIPLVDPSLMLVSTSTKFNIYNQPKAEYNSVVNLKRINDILRINKFFEAVNAKLPMGGLYLNYVETYTLRKQRILKKFPPGINWVVYSIDFGFKRIMPKLWTTKKIYFILTKGRNRVMSKAETFGRLYSCGFEIVEEKLIGSDLYFVTRKIAEPVFDSNPTYGPLIKLRRFGKGGNKIGVYKMRTMHPYSEYLQGYIYDRNKLQDGGKFADDFRVTSIGKFMRKFWLDELPMFLNVFKGEMKIVGVRPLSSHYFNLYSDELKERRLKYKPGLVPPFYVDMPVTLEEIMASEMKYLEAYEKHPFRTDVSYFFKAFYNILIKKARSN; this comes from the coding sequence ATGAAGAAACGCACACTGATTTTTGTACTTTTTGATATACTCTTTGTATTTATTGCCTTTATGTTGGCTGCTTATTTTAAGACAGGCAAGGAAAAGGCGGTATTTAATTATTATTGGGTGCCTTTTTTAATATTTGAAGCGGTATGGATAGGTTCGTCTGTTATTTTTGGGAAATATCATCCTAATAAGGCTAAGAATAGCAAAGCTTATGTGTTGTCTATTATAAAAAGCAATCTCTTTATCCTATTTTCTATCACTTTTGTTATCTTTTTTGCTTCTTTGAGCTATAGTAGGTTAATGATTGTTTTAACAGTTGTCTTTGCAACAATTTTAGAGGGCGTAGCGAGTTCTTTCTTTGTTCACAACCGAGAATTGAATAAGGAAATGGATGACTTGGAGCGCTTTCAAAAGATTCCAAAATTCAAAAAAGAATATGAATATCCAACTTTTGATGAGCAAGCCAAGTCAAGCGAGGGATTGGAGCAAAAACATCAATTGATACAAAGTGAAGTGGGTAATGAGGTGCTTAAGTTTATTGATGAGCATATTCCTTTGGTAGACCCAAGTCTTATGTTGGTTTCCACTTCAACTAAATTCAATATTTATAATCAACCTAAGGCAGAGTATAACTCAGTAGTAAATTTAAAGAGAATCAATGATATTCTTCGAATCAATAAGTTTTTTGAAGCGGTGAACGCCAAGCTACCCATGGGAGGTTTGTATCTTAATTATGTGGAAACCTATACGCTCCGCAAACAAAGAATATTGAAAAAATTCCCACCGGGGATTAACTGGGTTGTATATAGTATCGATTTTGGTTTTAAACGTATTATGCCAAAATTATGGACTACAAAAAAAATATATTTTATTTTAACGAAAGGAAGGAATAGGGTGATGTCAAAAGCCGAAACTTTCGGTAGACTTTATAGTTGTGGATTCGAAATAGTAGAAGAAAAGTTGATAGGCTCTGATTTATACTTTGTGACGCGTAAGATTGCTGAGCCGGTATTTGATTCCAACCCAACCTATGGTCCTTTAATTAAACTTCGTCGCTTTGGTAAAGGAGGAAATAAAATTGGAGTTTATAAGATGAGGACCATGCATCCTTATTCTGAATATTTACAAGGCTATATTTACGATAGGAATAAATTACAAGATGGAGGGAAGTTTGCCGATGATTTTCGTGTGACATCTATTGGTAAATTTATGAGGAAATTTTGGTTAGATGAGCTTCCGATGTTCCTCAATGTGTTTAAAGGAGAGATGAAAATTGTTGGTGTAAGGCCATTAAGTTCCCATTATTTTAATCTTTATTCCGATGAATTAAAAGAACGTAGGTTAAAATATAAACCAGGCTTAGTTCCTCCTTTCTACGTAGATATGCCTGTGACTTTAGAAGAAATTATGGCGTCTGAAATGAAATACCTAGAAGCATACGAAAAACATCCTTTTAGAACCGATGTGAGTTATTTCTTTAAAGCATTTTATAATATTCTCATTAAAAAGGCTAGGAGTAATTAA
- a CDS encoding DUF5606 domain-containing protein encodes MDLSKILSIAGKPGLHKMISQSKSGLIVESLLDGRRIPAFSHERISSLEEISIFTELDDVPLKEVLKSIYKKEDGKKTISHKSSANELKGLMLEILPDYDQERVYVSDIKKLISWYNLLIENELIDLEEATKEEEEANSEEETSTEK; translated from the coding sequence ATGGATTTAAGCAAAATTTTATCGATAGCCGGTAAACCCGGATTACACAAAATGATTTCTCAATCTAAATCAGGATTGATAGTAGAATCTTTATTAGACGGAAGAAGAATCCCTGCATTTTCACACGAAAGAATTAGCTCTTTAGAAGAGATTAGCATATTCACTGAATTAGATGATGTTCCTTTGAAAGAAGTTCTTAAGAGTATTTATAAGAAAGAAGACGGAAAGAAAACCATCAGTCATAAAAGTTCTGCAAACGAGTTAAAAGGATTGATGCTTGAAATACTTCCTGACTATGATCAAGAAAGAGTATACGTTTCTGATATCAAGAAATTAATTAGCTGGTACAATCTTTTAATCGAAAATGAACTGATTGATTTAGAAGAAGCGACCAAAGAAGAAGAAGAAGCAAATTCTGAAGAAGAGACTTCAACAGAAAAATAA
- a CDS encoding VanZ family protein: MKQLLQQKKLFKILFWLWGLTIFILSSLPNIPTQKINIWNEPFRLDYLEHFGVFAIWGTFFIVWKSSIDGVFPFRKYFWAIIGLVIFACADEIHQIWIPDRTFNPLDLIYNVAGLLTTYLLVPAFLKQIYKK, from the coding sequence ATGAAGCAACTACTTCAACAAAAGAAACTATTTAAAATACTATTCTGGCTTTGGGGATTAACTATTTTTATATTGTCTTCTTTACCCAATATTCCAACACAAAAGATAAATATATGGAATGAACCTTTCCGTTTGGATTATCTGGAACACTTTGGAGTTTTTGCCATTTGGGGGACTTTCTTTATCGTATGGAAATCTAGTATCGATGGCGTTTTTCCATTTAGAAAATACTTTTGGGCAATAATTGGTTTAGTTATTTTTGCATGTGCCGATGAAATACATCAAATTTGGATTCCTGATAGGACATTTAATCCTTTAGATTTGATTTATAATGTGGCAGGTTTATTGACCACTTATTTGCTAGTTCCTGCTTTTTTGAAACAGATTTATAAAAAATAG